From a region of the Flavobacterium sediminilitoris genome:
- a CDS encoding T9SS type A sorting domain-containing protein → MSKFYIPLLFCFNFFSFAQVGFQPHTVIDSSYGYSQPQKITIADIDGDSFPDVVVGSSGKISWQKNLDGTGNFSKTKTVANNTYSINSIAVAEIDGDGFQDVVYSIWNGSQSLAFWVKNIDGLGTFSSPTAITTTGSYGSQLQVVDWDNDNDMDVICSSSSGISLFKNNGTGTFTTSTILSNSSAFHITDLNNDNLMDIVRVNGYLLQAYEQNTNGTLSLLETMDSFAQTSRIFSGDVDGDGDIDILTIFENGGSERRIKWYQNTNGLGTFANNVILVNLPNLTVTSSNDQKKLEMTDLDGDNKLDILFMESNTTKIAWYKNMTGTTFGSEQIISTNAESVWDIASIDLNNNGTKDILAATYKNGDISLYKNTNNLGSFSAPTRISYYVLFPNNVDVGDIDGDGIKDILSSSNGDNKLAWYKNVSGTGTFTQPQQIISNTTTQARNGYLRDMDGDGDLDVVATYFFDDTIDVYKILWFKNDGNGVFTTENIIYTGTADLYYITPVDIDSDGDIDIVAVLNTTNLMVLRNNGNGTFQSQQLYNFPTASFSYITIDDIDGDGDLDVINTNSNKFGWYENTNGLGNFTIEHIIPETSSFTKRIYTSDLDGDGDKDIVYIYRGQNKIGWYENTDGQGTFGPATVIATVTKALSLTMYDVDGDGDNDIVCDAEQGDRLRWFKNNGDGTFETPFAITNELLRMSSIVVADMNADGLLDFVTSSFDDSKIAWFENLGLLQNKIQGTVRTDIAANGCTNNATIVPNLLVSTTKGSTTFSTFTNNDGNYLLYANEDEYTTTIESPLLQYEPNPLSHVTNFVGINQTEQLNFCMQPTTLFDELEINMYKLDEARPGFQAKYRIHIKNNGTTSGTGTLSVTYNNGKFSFITASQSIESQTANTLTFAFNNVLPFQTTTIDLTFLVATIPSVTIGESVSFITNINGNTNDIVQSNNTYTLQQTIVGSYDPNDITVLEGSQIPVENIDEYLHYIIRYQNTGNFYAERVRVENILDDKLDWSTFQLESFSHSNRVEIKDGNQVSFIFNAIFLPSSDVDEEGSKGYIAYKIKPKSTAALGDIFNNTANIFFDFNPPIVTNTVTTEVVDTTLQTPDFSVDDIKIFPNPTKSIVTINTDQMVTKVEIYNQVGQVVFNGNAVYEINVSNFMNGIYFLRITNNYNQVITKKIVKN, encoded by the coding sequence ATGAGTAAATTTTACATACCATTACTATTTTGCTTTAATTTTTTTAGTTTTGCTCAAGTCGGTTTCCAACCACACACAGTAATTGACTCCTCCTATGGTTATTCTCAACCACAAAAGATAACTATAGCCGACATCGATGGGGATTCTTTTCCTGATGTTGTTGTAGGTAGTTCAGGCAAAATTTCGTGGCAAAAAAACCTTGATGGTACAGGTAATTTTTCTAAAACGAAAACCGTCGCTAATAATACATATTCTATTAATAGTATAGCAGTTGCAGAAATTGATGGTGATGGTTTTCAGGATGTTGTTTATAGTATTTGGAATGGAAGTCAATCCTTAGCCTTTTGGGTAAAAAACATAGATGGTTTAGGTACTTTTAGTTCTCCAACAGCCATAACAACTACTGGTAGTTATGGTTCACAGTTACAAGTGGTTGATTGGGACAACGATAATGATATGGATGTAATTTGTAGCTCTTCAAGTGGTATTTCTTTATTTAAAAATAACGGCACTGGAACCTTTACAACATCTACCATTTTAAGTAATAGTTCGGCTTTTCATATCACAGATCTCAATAATGATAACCTAATGGATATTGTTCGAGTAAATGGCTATTTACTTCAGGCATACGAGCAAAATACAAACGGAACACTTAGCCTCTTAGAAACTATGGACAGTTTTGCACAAACAAGTCGAATATTTAGTGGTGACGTAGATGGAGATGGCGATATTGATATTCTTACCATATTTGAAAATGGAGGTTCAGAAAGACGAATAAAATGGTATCAAAATACAAATGGTTTAGGAACCTTTGCTAATAATGTAATCTTGGTCAATTTACCTAATTTAACGGTAACTTCTAGTAATGATCAAAAAAAATTAGAAATGACCGATTTGGATGGTGATAATAAATTAGATATTCTTTTTATGGAATCCAATACCACCAAAATTGCATGGTACAAAAATATGACTGGAACAACCTTCGGTTCCGAACAAATCATATCTACAAATGCCGAATCGGTTTGGGACATTGCTTCAATTGATCTAAATAATAATGGAACTAAAGACATCCTTGCTGCAACTTATAAAAATGGTGATATTTCTTTATACAAAAACACGAATAATCTAGGCAGTTTTAGTGCACCAACTAGAATTTCTTACTATGTTCTTTTTCCTAATAATGTTGATGTTGGCGATATTGATGGTGACGGAATTAAGGATATTCTCTCTTCTTCTAATGGAGATAATAAGTTAGCATGGTATAAAAATGTTTCAGGAACTGGAACCTTTACACAACCACAACAAATCATTTCCAATACGACCACACAAGCAAGAAATGGATATTTACGCGATATGGATGGTGATGGAGACTTAGATGTTGTTGCAACTTATTTTTTTGATGATACTATTGATGTATATAAAATTTTATGGTTTAAAAACGATGGAAATGGTGTTTTTACAACCGAAAACATAATATACACAGGAACAGCAGATTTGTATTATATAACTCCTGTTGATATTGATAGCGATGGAGATATTGATATCGTAGCCGTTTTAAATACAACAAACCTTATGGTGCTTCGAAATAATGGCAACGGAACCTTTCAATCACAGCAATTGTATAACTTTCCAACAGCAAGTTTTAGTTATATAACAATTGATGATATAGATGGTGATGGCGATTTAGATGTAATTAATACAAATAGCAATAAATTTGGTTGGTATGAAAACACCAATGGATTAGGTAATTTTACCATAGAACACATCATTCCAGAAACGTCGAGCTTTACAAAAAGGATTTATACTAGCGATCTTGATGGCGATGGTGATAAAGATATTGTGTACATCTATCGAGGTCAAAACAAAATAGGATGGTATGAAAATACTGACGGACAAGGTACATTTGGTCCAGCTACCGTTATTGCAACAGTTACTAAAGCATTATCTCTTACAATGTATGATGTAGATGGTGATGGTGATAATGATATTGTTTGCGATGCTGAACAAGGAGACCGATTGCGTTGGTTTAAAAACAACGGTGATGGAACTTTTGAAACGCCTTTTGCTATTACCAATGAATTGTTACGTATGAGCAGCATTGTTGTTGCTGATATGAATGCAGATGGTCTTTTGGATTTTGTAACTTCATCATTTGACGATTCTAAAATAGCTTGGTTTGAAAACCTTGGTCTTTTACAAAATAAAATTCAAGGCACAGTTCGCACTGATATTGCTGCCAATGGTTGCACTAACAATGCAACAATAGTACCTAATTTATTGGTTTCTACAACAAAAGGATCTACTACATTTTCAACTTTTACAAACAATGATGGAAATTATTTATTGTACGCTAATGAAGATGAATACACCACAACAATTGAATCGCCATTATTACAATATGAACCGAATCCATTAAGCCATGTTACTAATTTTGTAGGTATCAATCAAACAGAGCAGCTTAATTTTTGCATGCAACCAACAACGCTTTTTGATGAATTAGAGATCAACATGTACAAATTGGATGAAGCACGTCCAGGATTTCAAGCAAAGTATCGCATACATATAAAAAACAATGGTACAACCTCTGGAACAGGAACACTGTCAGTTACTTACAACAATGGAAAATTTAGTTTTATTACTGCAAGTCAATCCATTGAATCACAAACTGCAAACACTTTAACCTTTGCTTTTAATAATGTGCTACCGTTTCAAACAACAACAATAGATCTTACCTTTTTAGTAGCAACAATTCCTTCCGTTACAATTGGCGAAAGTGTATCTTTTATTACTAATATTAATGGAAACACAAATGATATTGTGCAATCTAACAACACATATACATTACAACAAACCATTGTGGGCTCTTATGACCCTAATGACATTACAGTGTTAGAAGGTTCACAAATTCCAGTTGAAAATATTGACGAATATTTACACTATATCATCCGATACCAAAATACTGGAAACTTTTATGCTGAACGTGTTCGGGTAGAAAACATCTTAGACGATAAATTAGATTGGAGCACATTTCAATTAGAAAGTTTTAGTCATTCAAACCGTGTTGAAATAAAAGATGGTAATCAAGTAAGTTTTATTTTTAATGCTATATTCTTGCCAAGTAGTGATGTAGACGAAGAAGGTTCAAAAGGCTATATTGCCTACAAAATTAAACCCAAATCAACAGCAGCACTTGGTGATATTTTTAATAACACAGCTAATATTTTCTTTGATTTTAATCCTCCTATAGTAACCAACACTGTTACTACAGAAGTAGTTGATACTACATTGCAAACTCCAGATTTTTCAGTAGATGACATAAAAATATTTCCAAATCCAACAAAAAGTATAGTAACAATAAACACCGACCAAATGGTGACAAAAGTGGAAATTTACAATCAAGTAGGACAGGTTGTATTTAATGGCAATGCTGTTTATGAAATTAACGTATCAAACTTTATGAATGGTATTTACTTTTTACGTATCACTAATAACTACAATCAAGTGATTACTAAAAAGATAGTAAAAAACTAA